The genomic region CGGATAAACTCAATATGGCCATGCAAGGACGGCTGGATACTACAATAGTAGTTGTAAGTATTATCGGCATTTACAGTTTTATTTCCATTATTGATAGAAAAAAGGAACATTCTAGAATTAAGTGGTATTTGTATTTAGTTTTATTTCCTGTAATAAGTGCATATTTAATGCCTTTTTTATCAAAAATAATTGGGCTTCTTTTATCTAGAATCAATATTGGAGAGTATCCAGGCGTTGGGCCGCAGACAACGGCAATTATGTCTGTAATAATTATTGGAATAATATTAATATTCATTATCCCTAGAATTTATAGGATTGTTTCACAGAAGAATAAAAATCTAATAAAAACTGCTTTTTCAGTAGGGATTGTAATTTACCTGTTTTCTAATTTATTTATAGACGTAAAGCCGCTGATTAAGCCCACGTACAAACTCCAGAAAATATCCAGAGATTTAAACAGATATTTTGAGAAAGGAACACCTGTGTTGGGCCTTGAGGCTGATACTCTTTGTATGGAAACAAAAGCATTTAGCTTTTCTCCATGGGGTTGGAAGGAGGCAGATAAAAATATGAGAGGTATTCAGAAACTAAATGCTAATCTAATGGAACGTTTTAGACCCGAATACATGATAATGATGAATGCTGATACTAAGCATGATATATATCCACAATGCACAAAAAAAATGAAATCATACAACCTGCTGAAAGTGAAAGAATATACATTAGACAATAATGTGATAGAGTTATTTAAGGTTTTGTACAATGCGAAATAAATCTTTGTTCCTGATTATTGGTCAAATTGTTGCAGTTTTATTTTCTTCGACAAATGTTTTTGCAGTTAGTAAAGCCGAACTGTTTATAAAAGACCATCCTGTTAAATTTGGTTTTTCTACCTTTGTTCTACCCGTTTTTATTATTCTGCTTTATATTGGCCTTTCAAAAATAGACAAATTGATTGATATAATAATAAAGTTTGGGCAGAAGCAGCACGCTAAAGAGGAAGAAGATGAGTATGGGAAAATACCAAAAGGCTTAATTGAAGAAGAAGTTGCTTTATCTCTTTCTCCTGCTGAGCTTATATGGAGAAAGGAGGGCGGAGAATCAGAAACATACAAATTACGTCCAAACATAGAGTTCTGGATAGGAAGATCTGAAGATAATGAACTAATACTAGAAGATGAATTGGTATCCAAACTCCACGCAAAGATACGACCACAACATGAAGGCTATGTGTTATACGATATTCATTCCTATAATGGTACTAAGATTAAGGGTAAAAAAGTGCTTAAACATATATTGAAAAATAACGATGAAATAAACATAGGCAAGCAAATAATAAACTTTAGGCAAAAAATTGGCAAACCTAAGAACAAAGACGCACAACTAGGGGCTATAAAAAGTAAAGAGGTGCTTGTTAAGTATATTGTGTATGCTCCCGGACAACCTATGC from bacterium harbors:
- a CDS encoding FHA domain-containing protein; its protein translation is MRNKSLFLIIGQIVAVLFSSTNVFAVSKAELFIKDHPVKFGFSTFVLPVFIILLYIGLSKIDKLIDIIIKFGQKQHAKEEEDEYGKIPKGLIEEEVALSLSPAELIWRKEGGESETYKLRPNIEFWIGRSEDNELILEDELVSKLHAKIRPQHEGYVLYDIHSYNGTKIKGKKVLKHILKNNDEINIGKQIINFRQKIGKPKNKDAQLGAIKSKEVLVKYIVYAPGQPMLEKQAYAKNISESHICIRTDKYVPETGTTIEMQIQFPNDEVINEILGNVLSCRQTSLKDEYELDIEFSELLEEKQQIISNYIKSRS